In the genome of Candoia aspera isolate rCanAsp1 chromosome 4, rCanAsp1.hap2, whole genome shotgun sequence, the window GGCGGAGCGCGGGCGAGCTTCGCAGGGCAGCCGGtggagccgccgccgcctccccatCCCCGGCGGCATTTTCAGCTTGGCCTCCCCGCCCGCTCCCGCGCAAGGCAGCAAGCTCCGCCTTTGCCAGCCGCTCTTCTCGGTGCtggcccccctcccctccctcgaGGCATGGCAGCGGAGCGGGGAGGGGCGGGGGAGAGGGGCCCGGATGCTCCCCTGAGTCCCGCCGCGGCGGCCCCCAGCCTCCCTCGTTCCCCTCGGAGAACAGCAGGCGGCCTTCCCGCACCGCCGGGACCTCGAGGGGCGTCGGTGGTTGCCTGGCCGCCCAGTGCCACCCGGCCCACCGACGAAACCGGCGGCTTCTGGACCCACTTCCCGGCCCTCTTCGCCTTGCCTTCCGCTTTCTGGAGCAGCTCGGGGGCCTGGAAGGGCCCCTTCCTGGCCGGCTGCTGGATGCCTTCTGTACCCCTCACCTCGGATGAACTGCACTTGATCCGTGGGAAGGTGGAGCCGCGGGACGgcccccccctcctctccccctctaACCCCAGCTGCCAGGACGTGAGCGAGCCTGGGAAGGAGGACGGAGGAGGCACACGCCTTGCCAtctgtgccccccccccgcgccccAAAATCGAAGCTGAGTTCTTctcctgggggggaggggaagcaaaGCCCAGTAGAGAGGATGCAACTTGAACACAAGACGCCATGTGGGTAGATGGCCTGTCCCTCCACTCGCCCCCAGGGGGGCATTAAGAAGCAAACAGGGCTGAAGTGGGGAATGGCGATGGGGGGAAGGTGCAGCTCCAGACGGGACGGGCTGGAGGACCCCCAGGACAGAAGGGCTCTGGCTGGGGCCAAAGGGGGATGGGCCCTACTGCTCTGCTCAGATCCAGCGCTGGCTCCTCCTGGGCACAGGCACCGTGGTGAACCTGGTTCGGCCACCTTGCCAGCCCTGTCCCCCTTGCTTTTGAAACAGCCACACTGACCCGAGCCCCTTCCCGCTTTGCTCCCACCAGCCCTGTTCCCAGCCTTGCGGCACCTTCTGCCTGAATACACTGATGTAACCTGAGTTGCTGTGTCTAATGCGCAAAAACAGGGGTGCTTGGCTGcgtttctttggggggggggagtaaaacTAGCTTTTTGATGGAAGCCTTGCCTGCTGCATGCAGCCAGGCTGTCCCATTGCTGTTTCCAACACCTCTGCTGTGGCCCACAGGCTTGCCAGGGAGGGCACCGTTCCCCCCCTGCAGCCTCCAAGCAACGCCACAGCTGAGGTCGCTCGAGGGCTGCGCAACAGCTGCTGGGGTGGCATGTGCGAGCTCACAGGCAGAGGATCAGGCTCCCTGACTGGAGCTGACCTTGACCAagactggggtgtgtgtgtgccccAGCCTCCAAAAGCTTTCTTGGGATGTTTAGCAAGGTCCTTCCTCATGAGCAGACCCACCTCCAGGCAGGGGGCTGGGCTTCGCTGCTTCTCTGTGGCCTCCCTGTGGCCCTAGGCTCCTGGCAAGGGGCGGCTTGTTTTCTGTGCCCAGTGGCCTTAAGCATTTGGGACTTAAGGAGATGTTCTTTGCTCTGGACACTGGCTCGTTTCCACTTTTCTGTCACTCACCTTTTCCATGTGCTGGGAAAAGCAGGGTGTCAGTGCCTCCCAGCCAAGCCCAGCGGGCGGGTCAGAAGGTGCACGGTGCGGCCCGGCTGCACAGTGTATGCCAAACTCCCACACTAGGGCTGGCACTCACCCCCTCCAAGGAGCACTTGGGGCGGGCAGTCGTACCCAGCAGAACTGTGGCACATGGGGAACTGGCAAGAGCTCTGTGGGGCTGAAGGACGGAGCTGGGTCCCAAGGCCCAGGGCAAAGGGCACGAGGTGGCGGCGGCAAAGCCCCGCCTGCAGACGAGGGGGCCAGAGAAGGGTCCTGCTGGAGGAGCAGTGGGCGCCAGGTGCTGCCATGGTGGCAGGTGGGGTTCAGGCAACCTCGGGCCTCCGACCCGCTCCAGGTTTGGCCACCGCCCATGCAAAGGCTGTTTCGGTGCCCTCGCAGGCTGGCAGACAGGCAGAAACACTGACCTTGGTCAAAGGTGCATTAGCACTGGCAAAGGGAGTCCCTCCATCGTGGCTTGTGATGTCATCGCCCTGCCCCAAACAATCCTCTGGCCCAGGGAGGTCTGGGAACCGCCGTGACAGAAATTGCCACCCCTGCATCAATTGCAGTACCCTCCGCCTGGCTCTGCCGCGTCTGCTTTTGGCACGGCAACTGCAGAAAAGCTGCCCAAAGAAGCCCAGGGCCCGTTTTCAGGAGGGGAAGGGTGGCTCTTGCCTGGCCCTGCCTCAAAGGGCCAACGGCGCTTCAACTTCCAAGCGGGCGGCCTTCCTCTGGGCACAGGCCTGCCTCAGACCTGCTCCAGGGGCGTGGCATGGCTCCTGGGGTGGGCACGCACACGCTCTGAGCTGCCAGCATGGCCCAGGAGGACACCGGCGCTCAAGACGAGCGCACTGTGGACAGGTCCTCCGCAGGAGGCTGTGCCCACAGCGCATAGTTCTGCCTTATGGCCAACTTGTGGCTGTTGCTGCCACTTGTTCCAGCTCTCTTGACTGGCGGTGCCGTTTTGCTCCGCTAGTCGTGTTCTGCAGACAGGCCGTTCTGTCCAGAAGGATGTGAAAGCAGCTGAGGCAGAGCGTGCCGAGGGGCCCCGTGGCAACCCGCCTGTCGCGTTCAGCCCCTCCTTGGGAGTCCCAGTCCGGCCGCTCGTCGCCGATGCCTGCGTGGCTCAGCAGAGGCTGCACAAGGTCTGTGCTTGTGGTTTATTTATTCCCAATTGTTCAGTGTGAAGTCTTCTCTATCTGTGAATCATGATCCATGATGCGTATAAGGGAGGGATATCGGGGACAGGAGGAATGGGGTGAGGGAGCCACGATCGGCGAGCTAGCTGGAAGCAGGGGTGTCCCGGAGTTCCGCTGCCCTCTGGATCATGTCCAGAGCCTCCCAGAAGAAATCCTTCTGGAACGTCATGAGAGGCATGCTACCAACGGCTTCCTTCATTTTGGCCATGCGCCCCTCCAGCGTTGGGCATTTGTGCAACTGGCTTAGGTACTCTTCACACGTGCGCGCAGCCAGAGCGTCTGTGTCGCTGGGGGGCATACCCGCCTTGCTGGCAGGCAACTCCCGGTAGGCGGGCACCTCCTCAATGTCGTGGCTGGACAGCATGTAGAGGCACTCACGGGTGGAGCAGATACGGCGGGCACACGGTGGCACCTGCACAGGCGTAGGAGACAGTGATCAGGTACTGCCCTACTTGGCTCGGGAAGCTGTGGGCGCAGGGGGCCTGGAGAAAGACACTGAGAACCAGGAGCTAAAATCGAAACTACATCATCACGGATCGACTATTGTGGTCAGTTCCTCTAGGTAAACTGGCCTGTATTTGGCTGCTCTACAAAACATGGGTAGCTTCTTACTTAGCTGCAGGCAGACCGCTGGTCATTGCTTGTATCCCGCCCTTTgattctggggggaggggggattggcaatgtggaaggagggaggagagaagcgAAGTGTGACCCCTACGCCAGACCTCGTCCACCCCAGCCACTGCCTCTTGGGCCTTAATTTCTGAGGTGAGTGGAGAGGACACCTGCTCTTtggaaggaggagaggaaggggagTGGAAAGACGGGGCTCAGATCCCAAGGGTTCCTCAGGACCGAAGAGACATGGTCTGAGGCACTCCCCCCAGCTCTGGGCCTGCCTCGCTTGCCCAGCCCCCTCACCTTGATCTGCAGCCGGACAAAAGAGGCGCTGCCCTTTGGCCATCCCGGCAGACGCCCCCCTGCTCCACAGCCGCAGCCCATCAGGTCCTTGCTGAAGTCCCCGCTCTGGCTCAGCACCAGGGTGTGGTTGAGACCGCACCACAGGTCTATGGGCCATTTGAGATAGTGCACCTGTATGGGACAATGATGATGGGAGGGCATTTGACCAGGGCTGAGGGTCCTACTCCCCCCACCAGGCACAGGAAATACAGTACGTTTCCTGCTACAGGCACCAAGTCGGAGGTATTAGAGGATACCAAGGTTATTATTAATTAAAGGACTCCTCCCCTGATCGTTATTCTGAAAAGTTCTGACATCATATAGCCATAGTTCCAGGTTGGGGGAGGGGTAGCCAGGCAAAAGTAGGGACAACCGAAACCAAGAAGGGTCACAATGAAGCTGTGAGGGACAGAAGCACCTTGGGCAATGACCAATGTGGCTTGCAGATCCAAACCTCCCTGCCCTTGAGACTCGTTGGAAAATGGGGTGGACGGGAGAGACGGTTAACCTATACCTGGGCAGGCTCTCCACGGTCTATCTTGTCCCCTGTTCCCAGCTGACCGTAACGGTTATTTCCTTGCATGAAAATCCGTCCAAATTCATCAACCAGACCCAGGTGGTTGTAACCAAGGGCGCAGCTGAGCACCTAACACAAATGGAGAGAGGCAGGGGGGCTGAGAAAGTTTGAGCCAGGCTTCGAGGCCAGATGGTGCTTGAGGAGTGGCAGGGAATAATGGTTTAATTCAAGAAAGATCTCTGGAGGCTGCCCAAagtgaaaatatttgatttattgctATAAGTATGCTTCTGAGCATCTGGAGCACTTTCTCCCAGGAGCTGCAAGTAGGAATGGTGGTGGCGGTAGGAACTGTCAACTCTTAAGTTTCATGCCACGTCCTTAAACGTGCAAGCCTGGGACTCAGCTGTCCAGGCCCCTTGGGAAGTGCTGTTCCCTGGAAGTATTGTCTAAGAAGCCTGTGTGGAAGGAccctgctcccctcccctccgccgGAGCACCCAGAAGGGCAGCGGGGAGGGCAACAGTGGCTATGCAGGGAAGGGATGAAACAGAGGCTTGGTTGGTAAGGTTGATTACACATGGGGATCTTACCTTGGTTCCTCCCCACCATCTCATTCAGAGTCTGCCCGTCTCATGCTGACTTTACTGCAAGTTCTTTTGTGTGCCTTGATGCCAGCCGCATTCCTGCCATGGGACCAGGTAAGGCAAAGTTCTACCTGTGTGTTACCTTAGCTGGGAGAGAAAGGGCCAGGGGCATCTGCTGATCAAGCGGGTCGAACGCATGCAGGGTGCCAAAGAGATCACGGTAAACACCAGGTGAGTGGACCTCGAAGTACACGGTGCCCTCATCTGTCATGGGGAGACAGGCTCACAGTTGGCTTAAACCCAACTCTACCGAGAAGCAGGGGCTCCCCCCCCGCCCAGAGCAGAGTCCCGCTGATCTGAGGTGGGGCAGAAGGGGCTCGTGCCGTTTCCTGCTGCAGTCTGGTACAGGTGTTGGGAACAGCTTCTGCTTCCTCAGCCTCTGGGCACGATTCTCTGGCCAGGCTTTGCCTTGACTTAAAGctgctctctctttccctcctcaACCCTCCCCTTACCTCCACCTCCACTCTTCGTTTCCAAACACATTTACCATCCCCCTTGACTTCCGTCCTAGAGCTCCTTGCTTCGATCATCGGTGCCTGTCTCTTGCTTCCTCTCAAAGCCTGTCTGGCTTAGTGACAGCCGCCTCCTTCCCAGTCCATACGAGCTACCTCTCAATCTTCAACCCCTGTCTAATGGGACTGGGAAGCTCCTAGGTGCGGACCCTGCTGCACCTGGAGGCAGTAGAGCCCCTGAACTCCTGCTAGtgctacaatttatttatttgttttttaaaaacctgaatgtagttggctgcccatctcatatacataatgttcctaggcagctcacaacaatcgaCAGAAACACAACCACCCGTCCCACCAGGCGTCCGATCAAACAATGGCTAGCCAGGATGGTCAAGCCCTGCCAGAGCCACAGAGCCCCCTGATGAGGACTTTGGGTTGAAAGCGGCATTGTGGCAGCCATTGTCTTTGAGTTACCTGTCAGGTAGACGGCACTGCTCTGGTTGGAATGCATGTTACGGATGGAGATGTGTGGAAGACACTTGGACACTTTCCGAAGCGCCAACTGCACTGTGTAGGAACGGGGCTGATCTAGCTGCGTCTCATTCACCACCAAGCTGTAGATCTTTCCTTCctctgtggagaaaaaaatccagaaggtgATGATAGGGAAGAATATTTTGCTGCATACATACAAGCAATACCAAATGGTGGGAGGTCTTGTGGCGGATAAAATGTGCCTCTCCTTTTCTCCCACAAGCAGAACTACGCTGGGTAAACCCAGGGCTGAAATATCCTTCTCTGTGGTAGACATGTGCCCTGAAGAAGGAGCAGACTATGTCCCCTCCGGTCCAGACAGACCATCTATGCCCTTGCTGCCGAACTCTGGGAAGGACCCCCTCTAGAGTGTGTGGCCACTGCTACTTTTGTGCCGGGCCTTCTCACTCTCACCTGTCAGGAGCAAGAGAGACCTTTCTGTCTCTTGTCCCACCAGCACAATCTGCCTGAACTTCATGGAGAAGTGGAAGGTCATCTTGAACACCCGCTGGCCGCTGGATTGCAGATACACCTCCACGCAGTCACAGAGGCGGCTGCTGGTTGCTGGGCCAGAGCCCTCAGTGCGCCCCAGAGCAGTGGTGACTGGCTGTTCCCGGGTGGCCAGCACGTACAGGTACTTGCGGTACACCGTGTCATTCCGGGGGTCTGTGGCAAACTGCAGTGCAAAGACAGGAGGCACCCAATGTCAGAAGCTGCAGTAAATCCTATGGGATCTAAGTGGAAAAGAGGTTATTTTCTACAGCGCAACACATGGGTGCACCCCCTGTGGTCATGCAGCAGCTCTCTCTTCTTAGGATACTCCACGTAATAATCAAGAAGTCTGCTGTTCACTGCTGCAGAGGAGGTAACTAAGAGTCCTCTGGCACACCAGGAGCTCACTATTTTTTGTTCCTGGAGGAGTACAGAAGTTGACCTCCAGGTACCAGAGGGTGGTCTCTTGCCAGTCCTCAAAGGGAATAAACTTCTGCTGAGCTGGTGAGAGTGGGGCTTTTCTCCCCCACTTCAACTGTGCTCTTCTGCCCCCAGACGCTCAGGAGCCCGGCAAGCAGCAGCTGAGTTACGGAAGAGCCAGCGGAGCACAGCGGCTCAAGGGGTAACCCTCCGTCTGGCATCCCAGCCAGCATCCAACTGGGTAGTCCTGGCAAAGCTGCTGCTCTCCGTCAGCCTCGGTGACCCCTTGGGTTATATGGACGGTTGCAGCGATGGTCAAGCAGGGCAGGAGCAGAGGGGGAACAGCCACCTTTATTTCTTAGTTGTTAATTCTGATCATATCCCCAGGTCTGGCCTCTGGGGTATCAAGCCGCAGAATGGTTTGTAAAGGCCTGCTGGGGCAACTGTACTCTTTAAGAGACGTGCGGCGAATCTCTTGCCAGAATGTCTCAAGGAGGCCTGCTCCTCTCCTGTTTTCAGGGTACCAGGCACAGAGAGACTGTACACACAAGGCTCAGGCATCGATGCCACCCTGGTCCAGAGACTCTGGGAAAGCAAGGGAGGCTTGTGGTAAAAAGGACCTGATGGGCAGCAAGGCCTGGGAAGGAGACTGGAGAGTGACGACCAGACGTTAGACTGAAACCCACTCAGCCAGGGGGCTGCTGCCGCGAGAGGTGCCTCATGCCTGGGAACAGGGTCCGTGTCCTCCTTTGGCGTCAGCAGCAGGAGCCACAAGTAGCTCTGAGCAGTGCAGGACCAAAGAGGAACCCTCCTCCGGTCTTCTCTGGTGTCGCAGAGCAGGAGCGAGAGGGGAGGGTTGGTCTGCAGTGTGCCAACAGAAGGAGGGATCCTTAACCTCTTTTTTCTACCCATTGTTTCATGGTTCTCGGTCCAGGAAGACAAGAAAACTACTgaggaggacaaggaggaaggaggggactGGGCACAAAACGCGGGAAGAGGATCCCTGATTCCGATGGACCAAGGTGCCCTTCCTCCCACCAGAACTGCACTTCCCGACGCCTGGCATGCCAGGACACACTTCCAGAGCATTTTGCCTCCCCATCATCTTTGGAAGCAGGAGGACAGGCCCTCTGCCACCTAGGCACGTACGTCCTTTGCGCTGCGGCACAGCACCATGTAGCGGCAGGCCCGGCGCCACTGGATATGGCCCATGGTGGAGGAGACCAGGGCGTTCTTGAGGAAGAAGAGAGTGCCGTTGTAGTCCAAGATGAAGACGTGGTCCTTGGTGGGCAAGAACTTCCGGTAGCCGTGCGAGAGGAGAGGGGCAACCGTCTTGCTGACGAAATGCCGCCGGCCGCTGAACATCTGGAAGTACAAGCCCTTGGTGTCTGTGGGACAGAGAGACCCAAGGGCAGGGAAATTGGGTCTGTCTAGAGGAGCCGACTCGGTAAGCTCTCCCTTCCAGGGGTGGGTCTGGGGACGAGCCCCACCTTCCACGCTTGAGGGGCTCTCCAGGAGGCCATCCCAACCTCTGTCAAAGTGCCCCTCCCCACGTGCAACCTCTTCCTCCATGCAAACACCACCCTCCTCTGGGCGGTGCCAGCTCTCACTCCTTCGCCCACTGCCCCGCCCCATTTCACACCACGCTATACTGACAGTTGAGGATGGCCGATCTCTTCCACGGCCGGCTGCCACCCGAATTCTCATCCCGCAGCCGAGGGGAGAGACGGCGACAGATCCGCTGCCAGACCCCCTCGCTGTCGCAAACTTCATAGAAATACCGGCAGGTCTGGCCGAGGGCCACCAAGTCCCTTACTGGCAGGAAGGAGATGATGCAGTACAGCTGGAAAATGAGCGGGCTCAGTCAAGGCACACCTCAAGCTGCTCCCAAGCCCAGCCTCTCCCTCCCTGTCCCTTCTCCCGCTCAGATTCACCCACCAGTTCAGGAGGGAAGATCTGGATAGAGGCGGAATCTCCTCTGGTGTTCTTATCCTCCGTGGTCTCGGTCGATGAGCTGCGCCgcttcttcttgggctgctgcaGGCGGAAGAGAGAAGCAGAGTAGCCATGGATTATCTTGCCCGGGGGGCCTTCCTACAAAGAGGCGAGCAGGACTTTATCCCAGGGGGCCTGAACTGCCCTTAACAGCTGCTTGGCGGTCAGACGTTCAGTGGGCAAAGATATTTCCTGGCACGCGGTGTATTCCCTGGTGGATCTGTGGCTGACCAACGCTTGCGAAAAGCCAGAGAAGAAATAGGAAGCATCTGCCTCACTCCCGCTACTTCTAAAGCTGCAAGGAAGGCTCATAATCTCCAACAAAGAGCTCTTCAGCCTTGCGCCCATCTCTGGTTCCCCAGGTTTCTTTATGGGAGCAACCACAAGTAGTCAAGCCAACGGAGAACTGCTTTCTTGGCCAGATAGAGGGAAAGGAATGCCAGGTTCTGGATGCATTTCCTAAAATGTGCACCAGGTGGCAGGACTGACCATCTTTAAAGGTAAAGAGGTGACTCCAATTTCTGAGAAAACAGTCCTTAACAGGTGAATATGGATTCCGTGAAGTGAATCTACTTCATTATAGCTGGTTCATAAGACTTTTTTGCATTCTTAGGACGACaagttggcctttttttttttgcagttgctTTCTTGTATTGATACTAGGacttaaaaacattttgaaatgaggCCAATCAAATTTGCCAAACCCCACATCAGTCTGCTTTTCAAGGTTTATGCATTGTGAATCACAGCACTGACTAACTTGATTAAGAGTAGCAACATTTGCTACAAAAGTCAGTTTCTATGGAATTCTCCAGCTTTAAAGGAAGCAGATTAATGCCTGTAAATTAATTTGCATAtgcaaacaaggaacaggagAAGTGGAAATTTTGCATGCCAAGCTCAAAGAGAAAGCCCCTCCCTTGTTCAGCATCCTCCTTGCCCGCCCCCCCAAAGCATTTCTCATAGTTTTCCTCTTCCACGCCCTGTGGTCAAAATGTATGCTCACTCCAGGTGGCTCTTCAGTGCTAGAGATGTGGGAGAAGCGCTGGGGCTTTCTCCTCCTGAATTTTCGGGTGATGCGCCTGTCGCTCATGTCTGCCCGCCCAGCCGAGGACTGTGCGGTGGGTGTGAGCTCTCAGACCCACCCTTGTTGCTGGGCCCAGCATGGCCAAGGCTTTTGAATGCCTCTGCCCACAAAGTCTATCACCCTGGGGGACATAGCACTATGTGATAATGGCCGTCCTGATGGCTTCACAGAGACTGGGTTTCCCCTGGTAACTGGGGCACTGTGACATCAGCACCCATCCGGGACATGCTTTGTGACCCGGACACGAGAGATCAATCTAGTCTTCGGATCAAAGATTAGCCTAGAGGTGGACTGAGGGGCACAGATCCTGCAAACAGCTCTGGCAGTCCATCCTCCGATTTCGCTTTCCGAATGTTGCATCCAGATGCTAAGGAACATTAAGTGGCAGGAACCAAAAATCAGTCTTTCTCTTCTTGAAATCATAGTGAGCTTTCTCATTAAGAACTCCTGGCCAAGCCGTTTCCACCTTGCATTTTGGGTTGTTGTTAAACCTGAAGACTGATTGACAAAAGGTGATCGATCACTTcgtttcttttaatttttgtttcattgCAGCCAGTGCTCATTGGTGTTTGGAGGACGAGGTGGGAGAGCTTCGCTTAATTCCTGTAGGTTCTTACAGGGTCATTTTGGGGGGAATAGAGGGAATTGAGTCATCgggaaagttattttttaaagcttcccAAATGTATTGAAGACCCTGTGGAAATATTTGCATTTGTCAAAACGGTACTAAAAGGTGATCAGAAAGAACAGTGGGCTCTTCCCTTACTGAGTTCAGCTTCAGATTACACGCTCTGTCCACCCACTGGATTCCCTTCCTGGCAGAATCCAGGAATTCTAGAGCCTGCCAGGGTTCTAATCAGAATCTTATGCTAGAGAACATTAAGTGCCCAGGCTCTGAGCCGTTTTAGCCATCTTTCCACATTCCCCGTTGATCCCAGGCCTCATCCACTCACCACCAGAAGCCGGCACTCTGTGGTTCCTTATCAATCATTTCATTTGCCAGTGCTCTGCTGCAGTTCCCAGGGGTCCAACGTGGGCTGGAGTTTGACTTACAGTGGGCAGCAGCAGCCGTAGCTCTGAGAAGAGGAAGGCCACTAGCGTATGAGGAAGGACAGTGTAGTGGAAGGAGAAAGCACATGAGTTACATTGTTAGGGTTAGAGCCAAGTCAGTCTACAGAAGCCATACATCAGCAGGAGCCTGGCAGCCCCTTTTCAGACCACCACATTTAATAAAAGGCCTAAGATTTCATGAACGGTAGCTGTCTTCATCAGGGGCATCATGCTATGGGTACAAGTCTCAGTAGCTGTGGACAATTAAACCAATAATCACACCGTGATTTGAACTGTATAGCACCACCCTCTGGCTGCTTCCCTATCCAAACAGCCACCCCTAAACCCCCAGCCACCAATGTTCATAACCTGCcctgttttcttcctctattcTCAACTTACACGAACAAAAGGCTGCAGCGCTCCTGCAATGACAAACAGACATGGGTGTCTGGCTGCGTGGGTGGCGCAGCAGAAGGCATACTTCTCCGAGCTAGCAACTGGGCATGGGGCTACACCACAGGGGAACCGAGCCTCCACCTGGCCCTTTCTGCTGTGAATGGTGTATTGGACAGCACAATTATTCACTGATCAAGTGTACCCCTGTGGCACACCACACCATTCTACTTAGTTGCTGCAAGTGGCATAAAAGAGGCTTCTCCCACTTAGTGGTATATCAGATGGGGACACCTGGCATTTCCAGCCATTATGCATGGGATGCAGGAGGTGGCATCTGGTTTAGGAAGGGCAGCTGAGGGCCCCTGGGCTAATAAACCTGCCAAAATGCCAGGAATAAAGGCAACCCCCTTATATCAGAGCATCCCATACTAGTTAGGGCAGACATGCCCCTCCTTTTCAGGGGATTGGAGGAACAGCATTGTCAGCTCAGGGGGTCCCTTGCAGTTGGAGGGTCCTGGGGAAGGGCCTGGGAAGCGCCCTCCTGGCTTCCGGTCTGGCAGGGCGGGGCCTGGGGAGGCCTGGGTTCAAGCCCCCCCCTTCAGCTGCTGGCTCTCAGCTCGGCTGACCACCCTCCCGGGTGATGTGGGGTGGAGCCCCTCTGGGGGGGTCTTTAGCTCTCAGGGAGAAGCTGCAGCTTGACCAGCTCCTGGAGGTCAACCAGTTTCCAAGGGAGCAGGAATGTCATACCAGCGAGCCAGAGAAATACAGTAGCTCAGCCACACTgcctgaaccagtgtttctcaacctgggcagctttaagatgcacagacttccagaattccccagccggcagcctggggacttctgggagtggaagtccacacatcttaaagttgcccaggttgagaaacactggcttaagccAACCGACATGGGCCTAAACCGACCGACCGaccaacttcaactcccagaattccccagccaggatgtgtggacttccactcccagaattccccagcagcagaattctgggagttgaagtccacccatcttaaagttgcccaggttgagaaatgaCCTTTGGGTTTCCTTCACAATTCTTTGAAACATTCTTTGTTTTAGGGGAGTTGTCTAGCAAAAGCCTAGAAGCGGGAAACAGGTTTTCCTTCCCTTTACCACCAGCGTAGGAAAGACGCTCATTAAATCACTCGCAAGCCTGCCACGCCGGGGGACTTTTCAGGAGTTTGCTAAAGCCGCGGTGTGCGGTCTTCGGGGTTATGGTGGATTCTTCATCCGGCATCCTGCCGATGCGCTCTGCGTATGCCCCGAGGACCCTGCGCGCAGCCAGCCCCTCTTCCCGCATCCCTCTCCCCCTCAGTTTCCCGACGCCGTGCCATTCCACGCGCTCGGGCCCGCCCCCCAGGACCGCGGCTTTTATCCTGATTGGCCGTCAGGATCTCCTTCCCCTGCACAGAGAGGCCGTGTCGCTGCTGATTGGTTGCCGTGGCTGCCATTCTTCCCTATGGACGCTTGACCGCGCCTGGCTCGGCCGCGCTCCCGGCTTTCAACCGCTTGCCGCCAGCAGCAGAGCGACATTTCGCCTTGTGTCTGATTGGCAGCTCAGCCATCTGTCAGAGGGAGGCCTGCCTTCGCCCGACGCTACGCGCAGTGATACGCCCATTATCGGCTCTCCCGCTAAGCCAATCGCTGCCCTCCCCGCCTGCTTCAATTTGATAGGATGGCAGAGGCACGTGTGCGGCACTTTCACGCGGCGGTTAGACAAGTTGGATCCGGGGGAATCTGCCTCCCCCGTAAGCGATTGGCTGAACTGAGGTCCTTTCGCACACGTCCCAGTTCTCTTCAATCCCGGGCATCCGATTGGAGCAAAAGGAGGAAGAGTCAGCCAGGGCCCTTTAAACGAGATTGGCTTTCGGGCGCGGAGCGGCTCGGCTGGGGACCTTATGATTGGCCACTTCCCGCGTGGCCGGCCTCTCATAGGCGAACGCGATCGCCCTAGCTCCGCCCCCTTTGGCTGGGGTCTCGCTGTCTCTGCCTTCGAGTTCGCATTCGGCGCCCGGCGGCCGCAGCGAAAACAGCGGAGCCTACGGGATGGCGGCGGGCGAGGGCGGGGCCGACTCGCTGCCCCCGCCCTCCCCCTCCTTGCCGGGCCCCCTTCCGGGCTCCGAGCGTGCCTTGGAAGAAGCGGCGGCCTCGGGCAGCCTGAGCCTGGCGGGACGGCGGCTGAGGCATTTCCCCGGAGGAGCAGCTCGGCGCTGGGACCTCAGCGACATCACGCAAGCGGGTGAGGTGCTCGCCACACCCCCTCCCGGCCACGCGCCGCCGCTCCGCCTCCCGCGGTGCGGCCACGCTCCTCGAAGCCCCTTGCCCCCGACTGCTCCGGCCACGCCCCCAGCGGCTCCTCTCTTGCGCTCAGGCTCCGCCCTC includes:
- the FBXO24 gene encoding F-box only protein 24 isoform X1 — translated: MRIRVAAGRGRDRPSSTMFSGRRHFVSKTVAPLLSHGYRKFLPTKDHVFILDYNGTLFFLKNALVSSTMGHIQWRRACRYMVLCRSAKDFATDPRNDTVYRKYLYVLATREQPVTTALGRTEGSGPATSSRLCDCVEVYLQSSGQRVFKMTFHFSMKFRQIVLVGQETERSLLLLTEEGKIYSLVVNETQLDQPRSYTVQLALRKVSKCLPHISIRNMHSNQSSAVYLTDEGTVYFEVHSPGVYRDLFGTLHAFDPLDQQMPLALSLPAKVLSCALGYNHLGLVDEFGRIFMQGNNRYGQLGTGDKIDRGEPAQVHYLKWPIDLWCGLNHTLVLSQSGDFSKDLMGCGCGAGGRLPGWPKGSASFVRLQIKVPPCARRICSTRECLYMLSSHDIEEVPAYRELPASKAGMPPSDTDALAARTCEEYLSQLHKCPTLEGRMAKMKEAVGSMPLMTFQKDFFWEALDMIQRAAELRDTPASS
- the FBXO24 gene encoding F-box only protein 24 isoform X2, which codes for MSDRRITRKFRRRKPQRFSHISSTEEPPGQPKKKRRSSSTETTEDKNTRGDSASIQIFPPELLYCIISFLPVRDLVALGQTCRYFYEVCDSEGVWQRICRRLSPRLRDENSGGSRPWKRSAILNYTKGLYFQMFSGRRHFVSKTVAPLLSHGYRKFLPTKDHVFILDYNGTLFFLKNALVSSTMGHIQWRRACRYMVLCRSAKDFATDPRNDTVYRKYLYVLATREQPVTTALGRTEGSGPATSSRLCDCVEVYLQSSGQRVFKMTFHFSMKFRQIVLVGQETERSLLLLTEEGKIYSLVVNETQLDQPRSYTVQLALRKVSKCLPHISIRNMHSNQSSAVYLTDEGTVYFEVHSPGVYRDLFGTLHAFDPLDQQMPLALSLPAKVLSCALGYNHLGLVDEFGRIFMQGNNRYGQLGTGDKIDRGEPAQVHYLKWPIDLWCGLNHTLVLSQSGDFSKDLMGCGCGAGGRLPGWPKGSASFVRLQIKVPPCARRICSTRECLYMLSSHDIEEVPAYRELPASKAGMPPSDTDALAARTCEEYLSQLHKCPTLEGRMAKMKEAVGSMPLMTFQKDFFWEALDMIQRAAELRDTPASS